The sequence below is a genomic window from Dermacentor andersoni chromosome 6, qqDerAnde1_hic_scaffold, whole genome shotgun sequence.
CGGCCACTGGCCGGAAGCGCAGAAAAGTCCAGTGTTATAAGCGCGAAAATTACGAGAAACTGTGCGGGAGGCGCCTTCGCGCGGTGTGTGGAATTTGAATGGCTGAACTCTTTTTCAGAGAACGAATTCGCTTTCTGCCACTGCTGGAGCACACATGCCATAGCTGTTCTGGTGCAGCATGGCACAGTTTTGGTCAATTTTCAGTGTTTGGCACAGTTTGGCGATATCTGTGTTTGTATCGGAATGGTGCAATTGGCGCAGAAGTCCCACACCCCTGggcattgcaaacagacaagcCCTGCACGTAGATCACGTGCTGACaaccgtgtctgcaaagtatcgAACCACTGCATGGTGTGAAAACGGTTAAAATTTCTCACAGCCTTTCATTTGAGAGCCCCACTTTCTGCTGAAGAATCAAGGTCACATGAATATAAATGCCTCTACCCAAGAAGCACTGCCTGCAACATCACAGATTATGCCATGTGACTTCAGTATAAATGCAGAACACTCACTACACCGCCACTGCAAGCATGCCgcacagtaaaaagaaaagaaaaaaaaagagagagagaggagagctTGCGACATAATCTCAATGTGGTTCTTCTGCTCCTATATGGGAGAAAGCAGGAATGTCACTTGCAGACAGCAGCCGAGGCAAAGGGAGAGTATGTGTACATTGGCAGCGAAACTTGCCTCCTAGCGACATGATGACGCTACATTTCAATTTATCCTATCTCCCGTAATAataaaccaatttgaaaaatggtCGTGGTACTTCGGTTGTcttacaacttccagtgtctAACCAAAATATTtgatagtgccttgtgaggggtaCTTCAACATGAACTGTGCAACATATTTAGAATGTGTAGGTATCCAGCCTTGTACACCAATTACTTCGATATTGCTTCTAGTACACCAGCTTACTGACACTTGCAATATGGGTGGGGCCGCTAAGGTCAAAATGAtttggcttgaaaaaaaaaaaagaaagaaaagacagaatTATCATTCCTACACTGGCAGTTTCAGCAAGTACTAAATTCATGCGACTCCTTCGACAGCATCAGATTTGTCACGATTTTCTTAAATTTCAGGTTCTGCGATGCATTGGAAAAGGCTTGCGTCGAAACAGTAGAGTCTGGCAAGATGACCAAAGACCTTGCAGGATGCATCCATGGAATAAAAAAGTGAGAATAGCACTGGACCTAACATTGCTATCTTATTTACAAGGTCACAAGCTCTTGCTTTGTGCTTAGCACTTTGCACGCAGTGGCAATGCACATTTAAGCACTGAAAACAGCCACATGTAATTGTTGCATAGACTTGCACAATTGTATAACTATGCTTCCGTGGAAATAATTTGTCCTTGCTTGACTTTCTTTCAGTGTCAAAGAGGGCGACTACCTCAACACAATGGATTTCCTTGAAGCAGTCACCGAGAACCTCAAGAAGAAGCTCAACCAGTGATGCCTATGCACATGCAGTCATTCAGTTTAAGAGTTGCAGAGTACTTTGACACAGCCATTTTGCAATAAAATTTTAATACGAAACGAAGAGTCATTATTTATACATAGTAATAATGTGGTAAACTTTAGTAGCACCTAGATCACGTGGGGCTCTCACGTAAGGTACTTCACCACGAGGAACATCACGACACAGGTCACAAACATTCCCCCGAAAAGAATGAACTTATCCTGGTAAGTTCGCCTCTCGATCATCCTCATCACCGTGTTGGACATGCCGAGCGTGTTGGCCACGTCGAGAATCTTGCGGTGAGCACCCTTAAGCGTTGTCCTTTGCTCCCTTAGGTTGGAAAGTATGCTGGTGCCGCTACCAATCAAATCGTCCACGTTTCGGTTCGCAGATTGCGCCCTGGAATGAAACTGTAACGACTCGTCGATGTTTATCGCCGTGTCACGAGCGTCGTTTGTGGAAAACTTCTTAGAAAGCAGCTCCTCTCGACTCTGAAGGGCCTCTTCGCGCTCGAACCGACGGCGCTGCAGGTTTCCCAGAGCCGCTTGAAGGTGCTTCTGCTCGTACCTGAGTTCGTCCACTCTCATCTTGGCATGCTGTCGACGTGTCATTGGTTCCTTGTTCGCCAAGATGCCCAGCCGCTCGCAGTTCGAGGACAGCTCGTTGATTTTTTCCTGAATGATACCCTCGATGCGCTGCGCTTCCTCGCCGACGGCGACTTCATATCTCTTGAAGCACTGGTGGATGTCTTCCACGATGCTGTTTGAAGCGTGGTACAATCGCTCCATGATGCAGCGCTGACAGATGTAACGGGCGAAAAGTGGCTGTGGTTATCTCCTGTCAATATTTGTAGCGCCGGCTGGCGCTCCAAGCATACGCCATAGAGAGCTGCCACATCGGCAGTTGACCGATCACCGACTGTTCTATTCACGGTCCCGCACCCAGCATAGCCCAGCGCACGCAGCTGTGGCAAGCCCTCTGCGCCAATTGAAATATTTGGGCGCGTAAATTCGtcataataaaaaaatagaaatttATAAGTGTTCAATTAAATTTTGGTCGCTGAATTTAGAGGTGTATTTGTAGATTACGTCTAGATTAATGATACGTAAGGTACGCTGAAGCAAATCGTGAGAAAGTTTTGAAAATGCGttttattcaagtaataaaaTATGTAGTGTGAGCACGTGGCTTACACTGTCATGTAAATGGCTGTTCTTATGACTTTATCTCGCCTTACTAAACGTGCGAAGTACTGCAAGCAGTGCGGGCAGCACTGCTTGCATTTATCCATGATCCTGAGTTTGCGCAGCATCGTCACCTGGCGTCACTCCCGTAGCTGCCGTCGTCCCCGTTGCCCCACATTTGCGCTGTCGTTGAGATTTGGCAAATGCCGCTGGTCACCAATGTTAGCCACTTCCGAACTGTAACATTCCGTCGCTATGGGTGAGTGTTTCAACCAAGCTACATTGTACACAGCGTTAGCGTGTTCATATTACTCAAaggcattttgttttcactcccAAGCCCGCAAAGTGCACCGGATCAATTATGCGACCAAATTTGTGACTCGACGGGGCATCGCTCCTTCTGAAACCTTGCGTAGTACGATTTCATTTTCTTTCGGAAAGCAGTTCTCTTATACTTTCTTTTACTTCGTTCAACCTGCGCAGGTTTTGAAGGACTGGTGTGAAAGATGCTTTCGGTCGAGCTCGTTCCCGTGGCATGGGCTCTTGTCGCCATCCCTACGTCAGTGGTTTTGATTGTCGCTCTCGCACTGTGTCTTTGTAAGCAAGGGGCGGACAAGTAAGTGAAACCATGGCGCATCTGCCATTCTGTTCCTTCGATTGCCACTTAACCTCCTGTTACGGTGCCTAGAACTGGGTACCGTACTCTTGTACTGTGTGCACATGCGAGTGTGAAGATTGCAGTGCGTCAGCCTGCTAAATATAGGGACTGTGTACACAAGACCGCATAATGTGGGCGGTCGGGCGCATGTCTGCGTGGGGACCGCGGTGGTGAACGGAGCGGCGCGCGAATGAGTGTTTTGATTGGGATTTCCGTTCCGAGTCGGGGATTCGTGCGTGTCGCGATAGCACTTCGAAGCATGCCGACGGCCTGCAGTTGTGCGCTTAGCAACCGACATTTTCTGACGACGAATCAGCACCTGAAGCGCGTGTTAACAGGGTGTGCGGAGTTTTTGACATTTTGCATGAGCGATGTGCCGTCCAACGTTTGTCAGCTTTGTGTCGGAAGGGCTTGCCAACTGCACtgtcgcattttcttttttcgcgcaagCTTGCTTGCTATGTTTACttatggggaaaaaaaaacaggaaatgcCCAGCATTTGTCCCACTATAAACTACGTTGCTTAATTTATGCAAAAATGCGCCGAGCACGTCTTTTTCTGTGCTAAGTTTCGTTGCAGACGTACGGATAGTTTCTGGGCTTAACAATATTGTGCATTCAGCCCCAGCAGCATCAAAATTACCTTCCATACTAGCTACTGTTACATTGAAGTGGGTTAGGTGTATGTCTGTCATTCTAAGGCAGACTGCGTTTGTAGTTTAAGGATTGTGTCCAATTAAACAAGTGGCTGGTATGTGTGACAACTGTGTTTCATTTTTGGTCCTGCACCTAGCTTCTGGTATGTGTAGCAGGTTTGGTATGAAAAGCTTGCATTTGCTCTATGCAGCACTGCCCGTGTATAGTGGATACCACTATTCAACTGAAAATGTTACATTGCACAGGAAAGGCATTGCACAAATGAAAGATTACTTGAGCATTGTGCAGCAATCTAGGCATTGGcaattggggaggggggggggggggggcatttgaCTGAGCATTGTTGCAGGTGCTCTTGCATGTTTGGTATCGAAAGTGCTGAGATTCTAAGCAAGCCCCTACACAAAATTGGGGGGAAATTTATAAAACCATTTGTGAAAGTGAAATATTCATAAATACTCCATTTGTAGTAATATCTAACCAGGAACACCCTTATCTGTATGCTTGTACGTACTGACTGATGTGAGCAGTGCTTGATATGGATAGCTCCAATATTATTCATCAAAGCTTTCACATCCTAAAGATTTGTGTAAAACGTGACTAACCTGcaggatgataatgatgacagcagcaggcaaagaaaaacaaacaagtaTCATAGCACTCCTTGCCTGTGCCTGTCAATTTGTGCGCATGGCAGATAAGTTCTGGACCAGCCTCGTAGAACTTTCAGTCCAGTTGTAGCTTAGGATGTCGAGAACTTGCTTTGTCAACTAGGCCTGTCGCTTGTGTTCTGCTCTGAAACAACATTATTTTCTCAAGCTGTGCACCAACTGGCACACTTACTTTTGTTAGCATTAATTGTAGTTACAAATTAAAAAGGAATGTGGCTTAATGTGTAGTTGATTCCTCCATGTGTTATATAACTTGTATCTGGCCTGGCACCTTTTTATTGTGACATATGGGCATTCGGTATTACTTCTGctggttttttttattctgctgtCAGTAGTGATCTTATATCTGGGTTGAAGTCACAGGAGTTGCAATCTCATAATGTAAGAGCAGGGGAGCATGGCTTCACTAGTCATCATTATTGCCCAAACAAGCCATTTAACGTATTGCACCAATGGCCAAATATTTGTCTAGAATTTCTCATTGCAGCACGCAAGTTGGCAAATTGCATGAAATAAAGCATGCTAGATGACTGCAATGCTAGTGCATGGTGACCACATTGTTGGCAGTAAGAGGATTGCTTAGCAGATGGTGGGAAAGAAGAATGGTTAAAGGCTAGCAGCAGTGAAGTTTTGGATCATGTAAAAGCCTAGTTTCACATAGTGCGGGTATAGAAAAACTTTAGCACAAAATGTTACGTCTAAACCTCAAATGTATGTGCCACGAAAAGCTAGCAATAATAGATTTTTTTTAAACAGAAACTGAAAAACTCACTGCCATTGTTGCTTGCCGGAATTGATAAAGTACGAAGAACGCTGAATCGGAACGTCGAATTGTGCAAGTTGGTAGGTTAACTTCGTTGAAAACGAACACTGCAAAGGGAACACAGGATGAAAGAATTCGACGACAAGGGCACTGTGTTGTCCAGTTCTTTCGTCCTCTGTTCCCTTTGTGCTGTTTGTTTTCAACGACAGGACATTGAGAATCAGTGTGGCTCCTTGGCATGACCTTCATGACTTGGCGGCACCCATGGCGCACTGAAGATCTTGCAGACCATAACCTGGGATTTTTATCACATCTGCTAACCTCCGTGTTCACACGTCGTTCATCTGCTCAAGTGTTATTTAAAGGCTGTTTATATAAGCAAATCAACATTGCTTCAGTGGAATATACTGTTAACTAGTTTAgacaaagtgaaatttcattgctaGTGACCTTTAATATCTGTAACGAGGCAGCATTTTGGGTTATAAGTGTGTTCCAGTGACATAACATTACTAGATGTTACTAGGTATAGGCATATTTTAATAATTTACAAAGTCAACTGCTGGGCATGCTACTACTGCACTTTCAATTTTGCTGTTGTATGTGCCATTGTAAAGAGATTTACAAATTTATAGTAATGAGTGAGGAGGAGGTACATTTC
It includes:
- the Membrin gene encoding Golgi SNAP receptor complex member 2 — encoded protein: MERLYHASNSIVEDIHQCFKRYEVAVGEEAQRIEGIIQEKINELSSNCERLGILANKEPMTRRQHAKMRVDELRYEQKHLQAALGNLQRRRFEREEALQSREELLSKKFSTNDARDTAINIDESLQFHSRAQSANRNVDDLIGSGTSILSNLREQRTTLKGAHRKILDVANTLGMSNTVMRMIERRTYQDKFILFGGMFVTCVVMFLVVKYLT